The Lactuca sativa cultivar Salinas chromosome 2, Lsat_Salinas_v11, whole genome shotgun sequence genome includes a window with the following:
- the LOC111891984 gene encoding pyrophosphate--fructose 6-phosphate 1-phosphotransferase subunit alpha: protein MESDYGLPRELSHLQKSRSLYQPELPPCLQGTTVRLEFGDATTVADSSGGHTISQSFPHTYGQRLAHFLRATAKVPGARIISTHPALRVGLVFCGRQSPGGHNVVWGLHEALKIHNPKSILLGFLGGSEGLFAQKTLEITDDVLATYKNQGGYDLLGRTKDQIRTTEQVNSAMAACNALKLDGLIIVGGVTSNTDAAQLAETFAEAKCSTKVVGVPVTLNGDLKNQFVEANVGFDTICKVNSQLISNVCTDALSAEKYYYFIRLMGRKASHVALECTLQSHPNMVILAEEVAASKLTIFDLTKQICDAVQARAEEEKYHGVILLPEGLIESIPEIYALLQEIHILLRQGVSVDKISMQLSPWASALFEFLPPFIRKQLLLHPESDDSAQLSQIETEKLLAELVEAEMNKRQKEGSYKGKKFNGVCHFFGYQARGSLPSKFDCDYAYVLGHICYHILAAGLNGYMATVTNLKNPCNKWRCGAAPITAMLTIKNDVGGSRAMTIGKPLLHPAIVDLRGKVYGLLRENARKLLLDDIYRNPGPLQFDGPGADSRVVSLYVEDLDYMGRIKELNEYLEKVRGIVKPGCSQDVLKAALSAMSSVTNVLSIMSSPTNTSA, encoded by the exons ATGGAATCTGATTATGGACTTCCTAGAGAGCTTTCTCATCTTCAAAAGAGTCGTTCGCTTTATCAGCCGGAACTTCCTCCCTGCCTTCAG GGAACTACTGTGCGATTAGAATTTGGTGATGCAACTACTGTGGCAGATTCATCTGGTGGCCACACTATCAGTCAATCGTTTCCTCACACATATGGTCAGCGTTTGGCTCATTTTCTTAGGGCAACAGCCAAAGTCCCTGGTGCTCGGATTATTAGCACACATCCTGCACTGAG GGTTGGACTGGTTTTCTGTGGTAGACAATCTCCTGGAGGGCACAATGTTGTTTGGGGCCTTCATGAAGCTCTTAAAATTCACAACCCTAAAAGTATTTTGTTAGGATTTCTTG GTGGTTCTGAAGGTTTATTTGCTCAAAAAACTCTTGAGATCACAGATGATGTTCTTGCAACCTATAAAAATCAag GTGGTTATGATCTTCTGGGACGCACAAAGGATCAAATAAGAACAACAGAACAAGTCAATTCTGCAATGGCTGCATGTAATGCTTTAAAGTTGGATGGCCTTATCATTGTTGGAg ggGTGACATCAAACACTGATGCTGCTCAGCTTGCTGAGACTTTTGCTGAAGCAAAATGCTCCACAAAG GTTGTTGGGGTACCTGTTACTTTGAATGGAGATCTTAAGAACCAATTTGTTGAAGCAAATGTTGGTTTTGATACAATTTGCAAG GTTAACTCCCAGCTAATCAGCAATGTCTGCACAGATGCACTTTCAGCAGAGAAg TACTACTATTTTATTCGACTCATGGGTCGGAAGGCATCTCATGTGGCCTTGGAATGCACTCTACAGTCACACCCAAACATG GTTATTCTTGCTGAAGAGGTTGCTGCTTCAAAGCTTACTATATTTGACTTAACAAAACAGATTTGTGATGCAGTCCAAGCCAGGGCAGAAGAAG AGAAGTACCATGGTGTTATCCTACTTCCAGAAGGTCTTATAGAAAGCATACCTGAAATTTATGCCCTGTTGCAG GAAATCCATATTCTTTTAAGACAAGGTGTTTCTGTTGATAAAATATCAATGCAACTGTCACCTTGGGCATCTGCTTTATTTGAATTTTTACCACCATTTATTAGAAAACAG CTTCTCCTCCATCCAGAATCTGATGACTCAGCACAGTTGTCTCAAATTGAAACAGAGAAGCTTCTTGCTGAACTCGTGGAGGCAGAAATGAACAAACGCCAG aAAGAAGGTTCATACAAGGGGAAGAAATTCAATGGTGTCTGCCATTTTTTTGGGTATCAAGCTCGAGGCTCTTTACCATCAAAATTTGATTGTGATTATGCCTAC GTGCTAGGACATATTTGTTACCATATTCTGGCAGCTGGTCTGAATGGTTATATGGCGACTGTCACTAACTTGAAGAATCCTTGTAACAAGTGGCGCTGTGGTGCTGCTCCTATAACC GCTATGTTGACCATAAAGAATGATGTTGGTGGTTCACGCGCAATGACAATTGGAAAACCGCTTCTTCATCCTGCTATTGTGGATTTGAGAGGCAAAGTATACGG GTTGCTAAGAGAAAACGCGAGAAAATTGTTGTTGGATGATATTTACAGAAACCCTGGACCACTTCAATTTGATGGGCCGGGTGCTGATTCACGGGTCGTGAGTTTGTATGTTGAGGATCTTGATTATATGGGTCGTATTAAAGAGCTAAATGAATATCTTGAAAAG GTACGAGGTATTGTGAAACCGGGTTGTTCTCAGGATGTTTTGAAAGCGGCTCTGAGCGCCATGTCATCAGTCACAAATGTTCTCTCTATCATGTCCTCACCTACTAACACAAGTGCTTAG
- the LOC111891979 gene encoding bZIP transcription factor 60 translates to MEEQIDWDNLFDFDASFSDPSPNPILPISSPNHANSQSPLSVDDIEQLLLNDDDETHNADALNSVQDAVDVFFHDILLDSPLDVEKSGEVVDISDGDNSVEDQNNEAIVDHKEEKENSDDDPNDPLDKKRKRQLRNKDAALRSRERKKMYVKDLEMKSRYYEAECKRLGSMLQCFIAENQALRFSLHSSKAYNASTTKQESAVLFLESLLLGSLLWLVCIVCQLVLPSLHLQKLGAAQLETVVEEKLLPNLVVRKEGSKICREPLSLLVGKRFKSSRSRMRSSLCSLEFVSKILVVF, encoded by the exons ATGGAAGAGCAAATCGATTGGGATAACCTCTTTGACTTTGATGCCAGTTTCTCCGATCCCTCCCCTAACCCTATCCTTCCAATTTCATCACCAAATCACGCCAACAGCCAGTCTCCTTTGTCTGTCGATGATATCGAACAGCTGCTTTTAAACGATGACGACGAAACTCACAACGCTGATGCGTTGAACTCGGTTCAGGATGCGGTCGATGTGTTCTTCCATGATATTTTGCTTGATTCGCCTTTAGACGTAGAAAAATCCGGTGAAGTTGTCGATATTTCTGATGGAGATAATTCGGTGGAGGATCAGAACAACGAAGCTATCGTTGATCACAAAGAAGAAAAGGAGAATTCCGATGATGATCCCAATGATCCCCTCGACAAGAAGCGTAAAAG GCAACTGAGGAACAAAGATGCGGCTCTAAGATCTCGAGAGAGGAAAAAGATGTACGTAAAAGATCTAGAGATGAAAAGTAGATACTATGAAGCGGAATGCAAGAGATTAGGTTCGATGCTCCAATGTTTCATAGCAGAAAATCAAGCACTACGTTTTTCATTACATAGTAGTAAGGCATACAATGCTTCCACAACCAAGCAGGAGTCTGCTGTGCTCTTCTTGG AATCCCTGCTGTTGGGTTCCCTGCTTTGGTTGGTGTGCATAGTTTGCCAGCTCGTTCTTCCCAGCCTGCACCTGCAAAAACTAGGGGCAGCTCAACTGGAAACCGTGGTAGAAGAAAAGCTACTACCAAATCTGGTTGTAAGGAAGGAGGGAAGTAAAATCTGTAGAGAGCCTCTTTCCCTTTTGGTTGGAAAAAGATTCAAATCTTCAAGGTCAAGAATGAGATCAAGCCTTTGTTCTCTAGAATTTGTAAGCAAAATCCTAGtagttttttga